The Pseudoalteromonas aliena SW19 genome includes a region encoding these proteins:
- a CDS encoding DASH family cryptochrome has product MSKRILYWLQNDLRIDDNPIFSELALQQCALDIVFVINPHWFRNNNYQQKPYGVHKQQFLMQSLFELQQALIERGQTLHVLEGEPVTVLKQIIADQHIDEVVCAEHVGIYEQRQLARLKAHCPHLIFKTTQQDTLFKQSDLPFDLNELPKNFTPFRKKVEAVNIPITLSALPKTLLPKPITLCAAKPIESHNNLEHLMHGGLNSAQTHLEHYFSGLLPSTYKTTRNELDGFNNTTKFSAWLAFGCISARQVYNAVEQYEQNHIANESTYWIKFELLWREYFKWHALNVGNSLFSFKGQKHTKPLTTFMPNRFAAWCNGATPYPLVNAIMNELNATGYISNRARQVAASCLVNELSLDWRYGAAYFEQQLIDYDVAANWGNWQYIAGVGVDPRGGRHFNIQKQTLQFDPHAVYTNKWQGNKHTSTQLDNVNEVDWPI; this is encoded by the coding sequence ATGAGCAAACGTATTTTATATTGGCTACAAAATGATTTACGCATAGACGACAACCCTATTTTTAGCGAACTTGCTTTGCAGCAATGCGCACTCGATATTGTATTTGTAATAAATCCGCACTGGTTTAGAAATAATAACTACCAACAAAAACCATATGGCGTGCACAAACAACAGTTTTTAATGCAAAGCTTATTTGAGCTGCAACAAGCGCTTATTGAACGCGGACAAACTCTGCATGTACTTGAGGGCGAGCCTGTTACAGTGTTAAAGCAAATAATTGCGGATCAACATATTGACGAGGTTGTATGCGCAGAGCACGTTGGAATATATGAGCAACGCCAACTCGCGCGACTAAAAGCACATTGCCCGCATCTGATATTTAAAACGACTCAACAAGACACTTTATTTAAACAAAGCGACCTCCCTTTTGATTTAAACGAGCTGCCTAAAAACTTTACCCCATTTAGAAAAAAGGTAGAGGCGGTAAATATTCCCATCACGCTTTCAGCGTTGCCTAAAACGTTATTACCAAAACCCATTACTTTATGTGCTGCAAAGCCAATTGAATCGCACAATAATCTTGAGCATTTAATGCACGGAGGCCTTAATAGTGCGCAAACACATTTGGAGCACTACTTTTCAGGTTTACTGCCAAGTACCTATAAAACAACTCGAAACGAGCTTGATGGCTTTAATAACACCACTAAATTTAGTGCATGGCTTGCCTTTGGCTGCATAAGTGCACGACAAGTTTATAATGCAGTTGAACAGTACGAGCAAAACCACATAGCAAACGAGTCTACTTACTGGATTAAATTTGAGCTGTTATGGCGTGAGTATTTTAAATGGCATGCACTTAATGTAGGTAACAGCCTATTTAGCTTTAAAGGCCAAAAACACACTAAACCCCTTACAACGTTTATGCCAAATCGCTTTGCTGCGTGGTGCAATGGCGCAACCCCCTACCCCTTGGTGAACGCTATTATGAATGAACTTAATGCCACCGGGTATATATCAAACCGAGCTAGGCAAGTTGCAGCAAGTTGCTTAGTTAACGAACTTAGCCTTGATTGGCGCTATGGCGCGGCCTATTTTGAACAGCAACTTATTGATTACGACGTAGCTGCTAATTGGGGCAACTGGCAATATATAGCGGGCGTGGGTGTAGATCCGCGCGGTGGCAGGCACTTTAATATACAAAAGCAAACATTGCAGTTTGATCCGCATGCTGTTTACACTAACAAGTGGCAAGGCAATAAACATACAAGCACACAGCTTGATAACGTAAACGAAGTTGATTGGCCAATTTAA
- a CDS encoding LysR family transcriptional regulator — MNQLRHMSIFAHIVETGSITNAAQALQLSKSVVSQHLKLLEQELGVLLIKRTTRKHILTNEGEAFYQSCREMNKIADIAWKQAKNSVEVPQGNIKITAPNALMDVVIAPAVGDLLKKYPLLKPELISGDDHLNLMSDNIDLAIRVGRSQTSNIKQRRIGQFRDVLCGRHNLVTQGDINNAMYIANTWQGKRISHEFSDNQGKLIVFEATAQCRSNSFYSCLALIKEGAGIGLIPDFQLSSVEPALVEVFPHLTLPINHIYALYPYEKHLPLSVKVCIEAIANKLDKFSKR, encoded by the coding sequence ATGAATCAATTACGTCATATGTCGATATTTGCCCATATCGTTGAAACCGGATCGATCACCAATGCTGCGCAAGCGCTCCAATTATCAAAATCGGTTGTTAGTCAGCACTTAAAGTTGCTAGAACAAGAACTTGGTGTGTTGTTAATTAAACGCACAACAAGGAAGCACATACTTACTAACGAAGGAGAGGCATTTTATCAATCATGTAGAGAAATGAATAAAATTGCTGATATTGCTTGGAAGCAAGCAAAAAATTCAGTAGAAGTGCCGCAAGGGAATATTAAAATTACTGCGCCTAATGCGTTAATGGATGTTGTTATTGCCCCCGCTGTTGGTGATTTGCTTAAGAAATATCCATTGCTTAAACCTGAGCTTATAAGCGGTGATGATCATCTTAATTTAATGTCTGATAATATCGACTTAGCGATCAGGGTGGGGCGATCTCAAACAAGTAATATTAAGCAACGCAGAATAGGTCAATTCCGAGACGTACTTTGTGGTCGCCATAACCTTGTTACACAAGGAGATATAAATAACGCTATGTACATAGCTAATACGTGGCAAGGTAAGAGAATCAGCCATGAATTTAGTGATAATCAAGGTAAGCTTATTGTGTTTGAAGCAACGGCACAATGTAGATCAAATTCTTTTTATTCCTGTTTAGCCTTAATAAAAGAGGGCGCAGGTATTGGCTTAATACCTGATTTTCAGTTGAGTTCAGTTGAACCTGCTTTAGTTGAAGTATTTCCCCATTTAACCTTACCAATAAATCATATTTATGCATTATATCCCTACGAAAAACATCTGCCTTTAAGCGTAAAAGTTTGTATTGAAGCCATAGCGAATAAGCTTGATAAGTTTTCAAAAAGGTAA
- a CDS encoding type 2 periplasmic-binding domain-containing protein, whose amino-acid sequence MILFKKVFLSLLLLSCYSVSAEVVIVVHPSNNSSFDQSEITKIFLGKVKSFSDGNIAVPLNQDSGSAARKEFGSNVLSKSGSQLKAYWSKLVFTGKGSPPKEVGSDADVIDLVSKNPSMIGYVGAASLTDSVKSVGKF is encoded by the coding sequence ATGATATTATTTAAAAAAGTATTTTTATCGCTTTTATTGCTTAGCTGCTACTCAGTAAGTGCTGAGGTTGTTATTGTTGTTCACCCATCTAATAACAGTAGTTTTGATCAATCTGAGATTACAAAGATTTTTTTAGGGAAAGTGAAATCGTTTTCCGACGGGAATATAGCTGTGCCATTGAATCAGGATTCAGGTTCGGCAGCCCGTAAAGAGTTTGGTAGTAATGTACTATCAAAGTCAGGCAGTCAACTAAAGGCTTATTGGTCAAAATTGGTTTTTACGGGTAAAGGGTCACCACCAAAAGAAGTTGGAAGTGATGCAGATGTTATTGATTTAGTCAGTAAAAACCCAAGTATGATAGGCTATGTTGGGGCGGCTTCGTTAACTGATTCAGTAAAATCAGTTGGAAAATTTTAG
- a CDS encoding Cif family virulence factor: MRKTVLALCKEGSESWKVAFNNKDAAGCAQQYTKDSVMTAKPIGVFEGIEDIQTCWQNIIDQGFANVEYTNIKWEAAGDNGYILSSQWTMNKAFGVVHKEHWVIDHDGKARMISDEFEILGER, translated from the coding sequence ATGAGAAAGACAGTTTTAGCATTATGTAAAGAAGGTTCAGAGTCTTGGAAAGTGGCTTTTAATAATAAAGATGCTGCTGGTTGCGCGCAGCAATATACTAAAGATTCGGTAATGACAGCCAAGCCGATTGGTGTATTTGAAGGAATAGAAGACATTCAAACTTGTTGGCAAAATATTATCGACCAAGGTTTTGCTAATGTTGAGTATACGAATATTAAGTGGGAAGCTGCTGGTGATAATGGTTATATTCTATCGTCTCAATGGACAATGAATAAAGCCTTTGGTGTTGTTCATAAAGAGCATTGGGTGATTGATCATGACGGTAAAGCTCGTATGATTTCTGATGAATTTGAAATACTTGGCGAGAGATAA
- a CDS encoding YkvA family protein: protein MAFEVKFELSDTDLEHFRDVMRKAQQGAKLLSEQVIINNAKKISLNIKDNVPEFVRLRIQKLETFVAMIEDAEWQIPEDERVEILSALAYFSDPEDLVPDHIPVLGFLDDAIMIELVAGEFSDDVEAFEEFCAYRSREEGRNGNVTITRDEWLDAKRRELHSRMRNRRNARRSSGRSSFRSVF, encoded by the coding sequence ATGGCGTTTGAAGTTAAGTTTGAATTATCAGATACCGATTTAGAACACTTTCGTGATGTAATGCGTAAAGCACAGCAAGGTGCAAAATTACTCAGTGAGCAGGTAATAATTAATAATGCAAAAAAAATCAGCTTAAACATTAAAGACAATGTACCTGAGTTTGTACGCCTTCGTATTCAAAAATTAGAAACGTTTGTCGCAATGATTGAAGATGCTGAATGGCAAATTCCAGAAGATGAACGTGTAGAAATATTAAGTGCGCTTGCTTACTTCAGTGATCCTGAAGATTTAGTGCCTGATCACATACCCGTACTGGGCTTTTTAGATGACGCAATTATGATTGAACTGGTCGCTGGTGAATTTAGCGACGACGTAGAAGCGTTTGAAGAGTTTTGTGCCTACCGTAGTCGTGAAGAAGGCCGCAATGGTAACGTAACCATTACGCGTGATGAATGGCTAGACGCAAAACGTCGTGAACTACACAGCCGCATGCGCAACCGCCGTAATGCTCGTCGCTCTTCAGGTCGTTCTTCATTTCGTTCAGTGTTTTAA
- a CDS encoding DUF3667 domain-containing protein, whose translation MSQESQVVNVNDSLSSHEEVSVINENAAVKAAPKKHCDNCHQSVEGGFCSNCGQSLDSTLKYFWVVILHLLDDIFSFDSRASRTLWPLIFRPGFLTNEYFAGRRVHYVPPLRLYLFISIVFFLTLKLTVSGEDKQTIEINNNKAAISQVTEYIKTLNEKKLQAQPTPDDKTMASIDADLARFNRYLSDLKLDISVAENAKLVSTTRQLATIELERVKLGTNDKSNDITISNNADGSLSFDFLSDESNKKLDDFAKKLAEKAKKTFTTDTNRLINEVLGKLPQLMFVLLPLFALLLKVVFIFSKRLYMEHLTVALHSHSFIFISFLSIDILDVTHDHVIALGGGVATAAASILGFIGFALLIWVPIYLFIMQKRIYKQGYLSAFFTYGFVGIIYFILMALTTFVAVVWGLTEI comes from the coding sequence ATGTCTCAAGAAAGTCAGGTAGTGAATGTAAATGACTCGCTTTCTTCACACGAAGAAGTATCCGTTATTAACGAGAATGCAGCGGTTAAAGCGGCTCCTAAAAAGCATTGTGATAATTGCCACCAATCAGTTGAGGGAGGTTTTTGCTCTAATTGCGGGCAGTCACTCGACTCCACGCTAAAATATTTTTGGGTGGTTATTTTACATCTGCTCGATGATATTTTTAGCTTTGATTCTCGTGCGAGTCGTACTTTATGGCCATTAATATTTCGCCCTGGGTTTTTAACGAATGAATATTTTGCTGGCAGGCGTGTGCATTACGTGCCGCCACTACGGCTGTATTTGTTCATCAGTATTGTGTTTTTTTTAACCCTAAAACTAACCGTTTCGGGAGAAGACAAACAAACCATTGAAATTAATAATAACAAAGCCGCTATTAGCCAAGTGACTGAGTATATTAAAACGCTTAATGAAAAAAAATTACAAGCTCAGCCAACGCCTGATGATAAAACAATGGCGAGTATTGATGCTGATTTGGCGAGATTTAATCGCTATTTGAGCGATTTAAAACTTGATATTTCTGTTGCTGAAAATGCCAAACTGGTGAGTACGACCCGACAGCTAGCTACCATAGAGCTGGAGCGCGTTAAGTTAGGTACAAATGACAAAAGCAATGATATTACTATTTCAAACAATGCTGATGGTAGTTTATCATTTGATTTTTTATCAGATGAAAGTAATAAAAAGCTCGATGATTTTGCAAAAAAATTAGCAGAAAAAGCAAAAAAAACCTTTACCACAGACACAAACCGTTTGATCAATGAAGTATTAGGCAAACTCCCGCAATTAATGTTTGTACTTTTACCTCTATTTGCCTTGTTATTGAAGGTGGTTTTCATCTTTTCAAAGCGCCTTTATATGGAACATTTAACCGTAGCACTGCATAGCCATAGCTTTATTTTTATCAGCTTTTTATCAATCGATATTTTGGATGTAACACATGACCATGTTATAGCGCTGGGAGGTGGGGTTGCTACTGCTGCGGCCAGTATTTTAGGATTCATTGGCTTTGCCTTACTGATATGGGTACCTATTTACTTGTTTATTATGCAAAAACGTATTTATAAACAAGGATATTTATCAGCGTTTTTTACTTATGGCTTTGTCGGTATTATTTACTTTATATTAATGGCATTAACGACGTTTGTAGCAGTCGTTTGGGGTCTAACAGAAATTTAG
- a CDS encoding YeiH family protein — protein MLSKIKKIAQHFCVNTKQYNDSRWWLGMLLVIVLAGVAVALSKLQVMQSAQFSSLTLGIVLGIIAGNSVFSRIATHTDVGVNYAKSTLLKAGIILFGFRITFAQVAGVGWSGLLTDIVMLSGTFIFAIQLGKRVFKLDEQTTILIGAGSSICGAAAVMATEPVIKAQAHKVSVAVATVVVFGTLSMFAYPLLFEYMGMTEHAYGIFIGSTIHEVAQVVAAGSAVSENATDTAVIEKMLRVMMLAPFLLCLSYWQNKKNLKVGSIANSEGNKSGITIPWFAVLFIATSGVHSLSILPQATTSAIVWLDNILLTIAMVALGLRTHIGAIRQAGIKPLLLALCLFLFLTLGGYAINIGIAELF, from the coding sequence ATGCTTAGTAAAATTAAAAAGATAGCACAGCATTTTTGTGTTAATACTAAGCAATACAACGACTCGCGTTGGTGGTTAGGAATGCTGCTTGTTATTGTTTTAGCAGGGGTTGCTGTTGCCCTTAGCAAATTGCAGGTAATGCAAAGCGCTCAGTTTAGTTCTTTAACGCTTGGTATTGTACTTGGCATTATTGCTGGAAACAGTGTTTTTTCGCGCATTGCAACTCATACCGATGTGGGTGTTAATTATGCTAAAAGTACTTTACTCAAAGCGGGTATTATTTTATTTGGTTTTAGAATTACCTTTGCACAGGTAGCTGGCGTTGGCTGGAGTGGGTTGCTAACCGATATTGTTATGCTCAGTGGTACGTTTATATTCGCAATACAGCTAGGCAAACGAGTATTTAAGCTTGATGAGCAAACAACCATATTAATTGGCGCAGGTAGCTCTATTTGTGGCGCTGCCGCTGTAATGGCAACCGAGCCGGTAATAAAAGCGCAGGCGCATAAAGTATCAGTAGCTGTGGCAACGGTGGTGGTGTTTGGCACACTGAGTATGTTCGCGTATCCGTTATTGTTTGAATATATGGGCATGACGGAGCACGCGTATGGTATTTTTATCGGTTCAACGATTCATGAAGTAGCGCAAGTCGTGGCGGCGGGCAGTGCTGTAAGCGAAAATGCTACCGATACGGCGGTGATCGAAAAAATGTTAAGAGTGATGATGCTAGCCCCATTTTTGTTGTGTTTATCGTATTGGCAAAATAAAAAAAATTTAAAAGTAGGTAGCATTGCAAACAGCGAGGGGAATAAATCAGGCATCACTATTCCTTGGTTTGCGGTATTATTTATTGCGACAAGTGGTGTCCACTCACTTTCTATACTTCCTCAAGCCACTACAAGTGCGATTGTTTGGCTTGATAATATATTACTCACGATTGCGATGGTGGCTTTGGGTTTACGCACACATATTGGGGCTATTCGCCAAGCGGGGATTAAGCCACTGTTACTGGCGCTGTGTTTATTTTTATTTTTAACGTTAGGTGGTTACGCTATTAATATAGGCATTGCTGAGCTGTTTTAA
- the der gene encoding ribosome biogenesis GTPase Der yields the protein MLPVIALVGRPNVGKSTLFNRLTRTRDALVADFPGLTRDRKYGQASYDGYEFIVVDTGGIDGSEEGIEIEMADQSLLAIEEADIVLFLVDARVGMTVADQAIANHLRKQDKKCFVVANKTDGIDADSSCAEFYQLSLGEIHHIAASHGRGITLLLEQTLQPLIAELAAQDEDVADNDEELIDLYEEGEGDDTDHQAFADKPVKLAIIGRPNVGKSTLTNRILGEDRVIVYDMPGTTRDSIYIPMTRNEKEYVLIDTAGVRKRKKVSDVVEKFSVIKTLQAIEDCNVVLLIVDARDGISDQDLSLLGFALNSGRSLVIAVNKWDGLDDYVKDRIKSELDRRLGFIDFARLHFISALHGTGVGHLFESVDEAYESATKRISTAMLRRIMDMAQADHQPPLVRGRRVKLKYAHAGGYNPPRIVIHGNQVKDLPDSYKRYLMNYYRKALKIMGTPIKIEFREGENPFAGRVNKVTLSQKRKIRAFAKENRNK from the coding sequence ATGCTTCCCGTGATCGCTCTAGTTGGGCGACCCAATGTGGGCAAGTCCACATTATTTAACCGTTTAACACGTACTCGTGACGCACTCGTAGCCGATTTTCCAGGTTTAACACGAGATAGAAAATATGGCCAAGCTAGTTACGATGGCTATGAATTTATCGTGGTAGATACGGGCGGTATTGATGGCTCAGAAGAAGGCATCGAAATCGAAATGGCAGATCAATCTCTGCTAGCCATTGAAGAAGCCGACATTGTGCTGTTTTTAGTCGACGCCCGTGTTGGTATGACCGTTGCCGATCAAGCCATTGCTAATCATTTGCGCAAGCAAGATAAGAAATGCTTTGTTGTTGCTAACAAAACCGATGGTATTGATGCTGATTCAAGCTGTGCTGAGTTTTACCAATTATCATTAGGTGAGATCCACCATATTGCGGCATCACATGGCCGTGGTATTACGTTATTACTTGAGCAAACTCTTCAGCCGCTTATTGCTGAATTAGCAGCGCAAGATGAAGACGTAGCCGACAACGACGAAGAACTTATTGATCTTTACGAAGAAGGTGAAGGGGATGACACCGATCATCAAGCGTTTGCAGATAAACCTGTAAAGCTTGCGATAATTGGTCGTCCTAACGTTGGTAAGTCAACGCTTACAAACCGTATACTTGGTGAAGATCGTGTAATTGTATACGATATGCCAGGTACAACACGCGATTCTATCTACATTCCGATGACTCGAAATGAAAAAGAGTACGTGTTAATCGACACCGCTGGTGTGCGTAAACGTAAAAAAGTAAGTGACGTGGTAGAAAAGTTCTCCGTTATTAAAACACTTCAAGCAATCGAAGATTGTAATGTGGTGTTATTGATTGTTGATGCGCGTGATGGTATTTCTGATCAAGACTTGAGCTTATTAGGCTTTGCTCTTAACTCAGGTCGTTCATTGGTTATTGCCGTGAACAAATGGGATGGGTTAGACGATTACGTTAAAGATCGTATTAAATCAGAGCTCGATCGCCGTTTAGGCTTTATTGACTTTGCACGCCTGCACTTTATATCTGCATTACACGGTACAGGTGTTGGTCACTTATTCGAATCGGTTGATGAAGCTTACGAGTCTGCAACTAAACGTATAAGTACAGCCATGCTACGCCGAATTATGGACATGGCTCAAGCTGATCACCAGCCGCCACTTGTTCGTGGTCGTCGTGTTAAGCTTAAATATGCCCATGCCGGTGGTTATAACCCACCACGTATTGTTATTCACGGTAACCAAGTTAAAGACCTACCAGATAGTTATAAACGCTACCTGATGAACTATTACCGTAAAGCGCTTAAAATTATGGGTACACCTATCAAAATTGAATTTAGAGAAGGTGAAAACCCATTTGCTGGTCGTGTTAATAAAGTAACACTGTCGCAAAAACGTAAAATACGTGCGTTTGCTAAAGAAAATAGAAATAAATAA
- a CDS encoding TlpA family protein disulfide reductase, whose translation MFKQLILLFALGMPLIAGADTAPFSGGITADTLLSEHNKFSEQYKTFTPTAQDIALMQKLAGKELIVLFGTWCHDSQREVPRLIKLLEESKVKLASIEYVAVGYNKQDDSGIAQANDLQYTATFIVKQNGKELLRVIEKPTGTLAQDLTQGL comes from the coding sequence ATGTTTAAACAATTAATTTTGTTATTCGCTTTGGGAATGCCACTGATAGCCGGCGCTGATACGGCCCCGTTTTCTGGCGGTATTACAGCGGATACACTGCTGAGTGAACACAATAAATTTAGCGAACAATACAAGACGTTTACGCCAACGGCGCAAGATATAGCGCTAATGCAAAAATTAGCAGGTAAAGAGCTTATTGTATTGTTCGGCACGTGGTGCCACGACAGTCAGCGCGAAGTACCAAGACTAATTAAGTTACTTGAAGAGTCTAAAGTAAAACTTGCAAGCATTGAATACGTGGCTGTTGGTTACAACAAGCAAGACGATTCAGGCATTGCACAGGCGAACGACTTACAATACACCGCTACTTTTATTGTTAAGCAAAATGGCAAAGAGTTACTGCGTGTAATTGAAAAGCCAACGGGTACATTGGCGCAAGATTTAACGCAGGGTTTGTAG
- a CDS encoding porin yields MMKKLYWLLTVNCILFTGASYGEINFSGFTSINAGKVLSGSGVPQYDIPPTFLADYPIVSAYSEDISFEPESLFGLQINADLAEGLSMTGQIVARGANDFDATIEWAYISYEINEHWTIQAGKKRLPLFYYSDFYDVGYAYVWMRPPADNYTWQIFNYSGVNALYSGEIGDWSVMGNLYYGEEDDKENKLLSEFFFKEPTREIWRDMLGGVLSLNKDWFEVRLTHMTYKNERYRKGERVLFDGETSRTGKFYGVAVNLDFDNLFVLTELNRLDLNGNLDTSMITLGYRFDTITPYVTYSQFKEDAEDGEQHDTTSAGIRWDFHSSAAFKVQFDKVNDESFDLAVAGDSKSITLGIDLVF; encoded by the coding sequence ATGATGAAAAAGCTGTACTGGTTATTAACTGTGAATTGCATTCTATTTACAGGAGCTTCTTATGGGGAGATTAACTTCTCAGGGTTTACCAGTATAAATGCTGGTAAGGTTTTATCTGGAAGTGGAGTCCCGCAATATGATATACCCCCTACTTTTTTAGCTGACTATCCTATTGTTTCAGCTTATTCAGAAGATATTTCGTTCGAACCAGAAAGCTTATTCGGTCTACAAATTAACGCTGACCTAGCCGAAGGTTTATCTATGACAGGTCAAATTGTTGCTCGAGGGGCTAATGATTTTGATGCAACAATTGAATGGGCATACATATCTTATGAGATAAATGAACATTGGACGATCCAAGCAGGTAAAAAGCGCTTGCCGCTGTTTTATTATTCTGACTTTTATGACGTAGGCTATGCCTATGTGTGGATGCGCCCACCTGCTGATAATTACACATGGCAAATATTTAACTACAGCGGCGTTAACGCGCTATATAGTGGTGAAATTGGTGATTGGTCTGTCATGGGGAATCTTTATTATGGCGAAGAAGACGATAAAGAAAATAAACTGCTCAGTGAGTTTTTCTTCAAAGAACCTACACGTGAAATTTGGCGTGACATGCTTGGCGGAGTACTGTCATTAAACAAAGATTGGTTTGAAGTTCGCCTAACTCACATGACATACAAAAATGAGCGTTACCGTAAAGGTGAGCGAGTTTTATTTGATGGTGAGACTAGCCGAACAGGTAAGTTTTACGGTGTTGCAGTTAATTTAGATTTTGATAACTTGTTTGTATTAACAGAATTAAATCGATTAGATCTAAATGGCAACCTTGACACCTCAATGATTACCCTAGGTTATCGCTTCGACACTATTACTCCGTATGTCACCTACTCTCAATTTAAGGAAGATGCAGAAGATGGTGAGCAGCATGATACAACGTCAGCTGGAATACGTTGGGATTTTCATTCCTCTGCGGCTTTTAAAGTTCAATTTGACAAAGTGAATGATGAATCATTTGATTTAGCCGTTGCAGGTGATAGTAAGTCGATCACACTTGGCATTGATTTGGTATTTTAA
- a CDS encoding LysR family transcriptional regulator, giving the protein MNLHALRVFHTVAKLGSFSAAAEALFISQPAVSKALKELEYQLNIQLIERASKGKKLTLSEAGQALFEHARSIFAIEKAAIEDIKSRTGLKRGTLVIGSSTTIASYWLPPYLAKFCAQHPHIKVEVQVANTAQIEHALLECTIDLALVEGTPTEPHIISRHWQNDLMSVVIPSNLKPAKNVKAWLNKQFWLLREPGSGTLEMSVKLLAQHGVQAEQSMQLGSNEAIARAVAQSMGVALLPNVVTEDLVQLGKLTRLKPQNNIELSRPLYQLHYKDRPSSHAAQAFEKSLFSE; this is encoded by the coding sequence ATGAACCTACATGCACTTCGGGTGTTTCATACGGTTGCTAAACTAGGTAGCTTTTCGGCCGCAGCTGAAGCACTGTTTATAAGTCAACCGGCGGTATCAAAGGCTTTAAAAGAGCTTGAGTATCAGCTAAACATACAACTGATTGAACGTGCATCCAAGGGTAAAAAACTCACTTTAAGTGAAGCTGGGCAAGCGCTTTTTGAACATGCTCGTAGTATTTTTGCTATCGAAAAAGCAGCCATCGAAGATATAAAATCGCGTACAGGGCTTAAGCGAGGCACACTCGTTATAGGCAGCAGCACCACCATTGCAAGCTATTGGCTGCCCCCTTATTTAGCTAAATTTTGCGCGCAACATCCACATATAAAAGTAGAAGTACAAGTTGCCAATACCGCACAAATTGAACATGCCTTACTTGAATGCACTATAGATTTAGCACTGGTTGAAGGCACACCTACCGAGCCGCATATAATAAGTAGGCACTGGCAAAACGATTTAATGAGTGTGGTTATACCGAGTAACTTAAAGCCCGCTAAAAATGTAAAAGCATGGTTAAATAAGCAGTTTTGGTTATTACGTGAACCAGGCTCTGGCACTTTAGAAATGTCGGTAAAGTTATTAGCACAACATGGCGTACAAGCAGAGCAAAGTATGCAATTGGGCAGCAACGAAGCCATAGCAAGGGCCGTCGCTCAAAGTATGGGGGTCGCTTTATTGCCAAATGTAGTCACAGAAGATTTAGTGCAATTAGGTAAATTAACACGTCTAAAGCCACAAAATAACATCGAGCTATCACGGCCATTATATCAATTACACTATAAAGACAGACCGTCTTCGCATGCAGCGCAAGCATTCGAAAAAAGCCTATTTAGTGAATAA
- a CDS encoding HDOD domain-containing protein, with product MIKINEQILTDINRNFIIPPKPQILSDLQNLAALEDASIANAADVVVKDLAISSAILKIINSPAYGLSRTVSDIKQAVMFLGWDGVNALVQGLKLKDMFAAKNSCISLDRFWDSSTEIANVNMMIGQRFKKQIAIESLYTLGLFHDCGVPPMAVKYDSYLKALHLSNQSSKESITEIEERLYNTNHAIVGYYFANSWHLPKEMCKLILNHHDLSLLDDVTDSDMQISFAILKMSENLVNLVKRGTHLAEWNTIEVKALDILHMNDDEYIDLQEDVIDYLNSEH from the coding sequence ATGATAAAAATTAATGAACAAATATTAACAGATATAAACAGAAATTTTATTATCCCACCAAAACCGCAAATACTCAGTGATTTACAAAATTTAGCGGCACTAGAGGATGCCTCTATTGCTAATGCAGCAGATGTTGTTGTTAAAGACTTGGCGATTTCATCAGCGATACTAAAAATCATAAATTCCCCTGCCTATGGTCTATCTCGCACGGTGTCAGATATTAAGCAAGCCGTTATGTTTCTTGGTTGGGATGGTGTTAACGCGCTAGTACAAGGGCTTAAATTAAAGGATATGTTCGCTGCAAAAAATAGTTGTATCAGTTTAGACCGATTTTGGGACTCTTCAACAGAAATAGCTAACGTGAATATGATGATTGGTCAGCGATTTAAGAAGCAAATAGCCATTGAATCTTTGTATACCTTAGGGCTTTTTCATGATTGTGGTGTGCCGCCAATGGCAGTTAAATACGACAGCTACTTAAAAGCACTTCATTTATCTAACCAATCTAGTAAAGAAAGTATCACAGAGATTGAAGAGCGTTTATACAATACAAACCATGCGATTGTTGGGTATTATTTCGCAAACAGTTGGCACTTACCAAAAGAGATGTGTAAATTAATACTTAATCATCATGACTTGAGTCTTTTAGACGATGTTACAGACAGTGATATGCAAATTAGCTTTGCAATTCTTAAGATGTCAGAGAATTTAGTAAACTTGGTTAAGCGGGGGACCCATTTAGCTGAATGGAATACAATAGAGGTGAAAGCTCTCGATATTTTGCATATGAATGATGATGAGTATATTGATCTACAAGAAGATGTTATTGATTATTTAAACAGCGAGCACTAG